The following coding sequences lie in one Streptomyces venezuelae genomic window:
- a CDS encoding zinc-ribbon domain-containing protein: MASYCPHCGVPTPDEARFCMKCGRERLPAPEAKETPKQTPPAPDIPPAPDTPPAPDTPPPPTQPPALAPAIPTTPTTPSPLAAFLTRTFRGDWAGSVQAALWPVVLLLAGAAALATPAYGQDDDAVFGFTDRLRIALALLLQSVGGGFEFTGREEGPDFGSDYGSDGLSLGSGSGSDSTATTVEGTASLHLIPLTMTVLWIVALYIGVRVLRTRIATRGAAQNGATTPTAGLEAAVRVALLVTVGVLALALFAQPEIEGVQLSSSPVLAALGALLLGLAVSSAVLLRVDATLWARVTARPGAQTFIRATGTALRALAVVLVLCSVVAFISLAQVDDLSEIADLDESGISPLLVALLILPNLAVTALGIGWGAGAEASVRGSTSMYGSRRESGSFGLSELGDVTNDWAIVGALALGLVCALTLGVLAARRCVGRGEQLLAAGVFFVFVLLLAGFSGIGVEVSGQAFDSGSGFGGSSSGGGGGVEAGLSVPEMLLFGLLWIFPAALLGPYVLQMTGRQTTPPTPPPTPPAYAPLPTAPQTPQPQTPQLQSPQPQTPEPQTPPPFTPPTAPTQTAAAHTPHPSHPSPPSPHPAAPAKPHNRATVWVVTIVVALVVGGGATAGALLWRDKGDDKATNADTANKDKRPAVNRSEAPTGDTTGDPSGDPSSGPTVDPTPAASPDQGPVPEGAERITDPEGFSFAVPEGWSRQPVNPERPGQITYAGSTGREEFLVGVVTDAPYTSYENFKNIERHTKAAPDKSDYDRVRMEKNTFQGRDGAIWEYTYTDKGGRTIHALNQSYIAADGTEYAIQLSWREDFWPAGEGAKTHTAALDTWRLTD, translated from the coding sequence ATGGCGTCGTACTGCCCACACTGTGGGGTGCCCACCCCGGATGAGGCCCGCTTCTGCATGAAGTGCGGCCGCGAACGCCTCCCGGCGCCAGAGGCGAAGGAAACCCCGAAGCAAACCCCACCCGCACCGGATATCCCACCCGCACCGGATACCCCACCCGCCCCAGATACCCCACCGCCCCCCACCCAGCCCCCAGCACTCGCCCCCGCCATCCCCACCACCCCCACCACGCCCTCCCCCCTGGCCGCCTTCCTCACCCGCACCTTCCGCGGCGACTGGGCCGGATCCGTACAGGCCGCGCTCTGGCCCGTCGTCCTGCTGCTGGCCGGCGCCGCCGCGCTCGCGACCCCGGCGTACGGCCAGGACGACGACGCGGTCTTCGGCTTCACCGACCGGCTCCGCATCGCCCTCGCACTGCTGCTCCAATCGGTCGGCGGCGGCTTCGAGTTCACGGGCCGCGAGGAGGGACCGGACTTCGGCTCGGATTACGGAAGCGACGGCCTGAGCCTGGGCTCCGGCTCGGGCTCCGACTCCACGGCGACGACCGTGGAAGGCACCGCCTCCCTGCACCTGATCCCGCTCACCATGACCGTGCTGTGGATCGTGGCGCTCTACATCGGCGTACGCGTGCTCAGGACCCGCATCGCCACCCGGGGCGCGGCCCAGAACGGCGCCACCACCCCCACCGCAGGCCTCGAAGCCGCCGTGCGTGTCGCCCTGTTGGTGACCGTCGGCGTACTCGCACTCGCGCTCTTCGCGCAGCCCGAGATCGAGGGCGTGCAACTCTCGTCGTCACCCGTGCTCGCCGCGCTCGGCGCACTCCTGCTCGGACTCGCCGTCTCCAGCGCGGTGTTGCTCCGCGTGGACGCGACGCTGTGGGCGAGGGTGACCGCGCGGCCGGGAGCACAGACGTTCATCCGGGCGACGGGCACCGCACTGCGCGCCCTGGCCGTCGTACTCGTCCTGTGCTCGGTCGTCGCCTTCATCAGCCTCGCCCAGGTGGACGACCTGTCCGAGATCGCGGACCTCGACGAGTCCGGCATCTCACCACTCCTGGTCGCGCTGCTGATCCTGCCGAACCTCGCGGTCACGGCACTCGGCATCGGCTGGGGCGCGGGTGCGGAGGCCTCGGTGCGCGGCAGCACCTCGATGTACGGGAGCCGGCGCGAGAGCGGGTCGTTCGGGCTCTCCGAACTCGGTGACGTCACCAACGACTGGGCGATCGTGGGCGCATTGGCACTCGGACTCGTCTGCGCGCTGACGCTCGGCGTGCTCGCCGCGCGGCGCTGCGTGGGCCGAGGTGAGCAGCTCCTCGCCGCGGGCGTCTTCTTCGTTTTCGTCCTGCTGCTCGCCGGGTTCAGCGGAATCGGCGTCGAGGTGTCCGGGCAGGCGTTCGACAGCGGTTCGGGATTCGGCGGATCGAGCAGTGGTGGGGGCGGTGGCGTGGAGGCGGGCCTGAGCGTCCCGGAGATGCTGCTGTTCGGCCTGCTGTGGATCTTCCCCGCGGCTCTGCTGGGCCCGTACGTACTCCAGATGACGGGCCGACAGACCACACCGCCCACCCCTCCGCCCACCCCTCCGGCGTACGCCCCACTCCCAACAGCCCCCCAGACCCCCCAGCCCCAGACCCCTCAGCTCCAGTCCCCCCAGCCCCAGACCCCTGAGCCCCAGACACCCCCGCCCTTCACACCCCCGACGGCCCCCACCCAAACGGCCGCCGCCCACACCCCCCACCCCAGCCACCCCAGCCCCCCGAGCCCTCACCCCGCCGCCCCCGCCAAGCCGCACAACCGGGCCACCGTCTGGGTGGTCACCATCGTCGTGGCCCTCGTCGTCGGAGGCGGCGCGACCGCCGGCGCGCTGCTCTGGCGGGACAAGGGCGACGACAAGGCAACCAACGCGGACACCGCGAACAAGGACAAAAGGCCCGCGGTCAACCGCTCCGAAGCCCCGACCGGTGACACGACCGGTGACCCGTCCGGCGACCCGAGCAGTGGCCCGACCGTCGACCCGACCCCGGCAGCCTCACCCGACCAGGGCCCCGTCCCCGAAGGCGCCGAACGCATCACCGACCCCGAAGGCTTCTCCTTCGCCGTGCCCGAAGGATGGTCCCGCCAGCCCGTCAACCCCGAGCGACCCGGACAGATCACCTATGCCGGGTCGACGGGGCGCGAGGAGTTCCTCGTCGGCGTCGTGACCGATGCCCCCTACACCTCGTACGAGAACTTCAAGAACATCGAGCGGCACACCAAGGCCGCGCCGGACAAGTCGGACTACGACCGCGTCCGGATGGAGAAGAACACCTTCCAGGGGCGTGACGGGGCGATCTGGGAGTACACGTACACCGACAAGGGCGGCCGTACGATCCACGCCCTCAACCAGAGCTACATCGCGGCGGACGGCACGGAGTACGCGATCCAGCTCTCCTGGCGCGAGGACTTCTGGCCCGCGGGCGAGGGCGCGAAGACGCACACGGCCGCACTGGACACGTGGCGCCTCACCGACTGA
- a CDS encoding GNAT family N-acetyltransferase, translating into MTEQTDTLPAPLLPAVELRVPTHEDAFAWHRLFDDPEVMEFFGGSSAELSMYEELTARQRRHDAELGYCLWTMLDAAGEPIGFTGAQPWPRTWGPVGEIEIGWRLGRAAWGKGYATAAAEATVERVRAAGVPSVVAMIDTGNERSIAVARRLGMELAESFTTPPRVPGVESSRRTSHCFRLTL; encoded by the coding sequence GTGACCGAGCAGACCGATACCCTGCCCGCGCCGCTCCTCCCCGCCGTGGAGCTGCGCGTCCCCACACATGAGGACGCTTTTGCCTGGCACCGGCTCTTCGACGATCCCGAGGTCATGGAGTTCTTCGGCGGGTCGTCGGCGGAACTCTCCATGTACGAGGAGCTGACCGCCCGCCAGCGCAGACACGACGCCGAACTGGGCTACTGCCTGTGGACCATGCTCGACGCGGCCGGTGAGCCGATCGGCTTCACCGGCGCCCAGCCCTGGCCCAGGACGTGGGGACCTGTGGGCGAGATAGAGATCGGCTGGCGGCTCGGCCGCGCCGCCTGGGGCAAGGGGTACGCGACCGCGGCGGCGGAGGCGACCGTCGAACGGGTACGGGCGGCGGGCGTGCCGAGCGTCGTGGCGATGATCGACACCGGGAACGAACGGTCCATCGCGGTGGCGCGGCGGCTCGGCATGGAGCTCGCCGAGTCGTTCACGACTCCCCCGCGGGTGCCTGGGGTCGAGTCGTCGCGGCGGACTTCGCACTGTTTCCGGCTCACGCTCTAG
- a CDS encoding geranylgeranyl reductase family protein yields the protein MTEPLSEHTADVIVVGAGPAGSTTAYYLAKAGLDVLLLEKTAFPREKVCGDGLTPRATKQLVSMGIDISEEAGWLRNKGLRIIGGGVRLQLDWPELASYPDYGLVRKRDDFDEQLARQAQKAGARLYERCNVGEPVIDDRTGRITGVHAKMGEEKTPVTFHAPLVVAADGNSSRISLAMGLHRREDRPMGVAVRTYFTSPRHDDDYLESWLELWDRRGPGEDRLLPGYGWVFGMGDGTSNVGLGILNSSKSFRELDWREVLKAWCASMPEDWGYTPENMTTPIRGAALPMAFNRQPHYTKGLLLVGDAGGLVNPFNGEGIAYAMESGQIAADVIAQAHARATPAQRELALQNYPKTLKEVYGGYYTLGRAFVKLIGNPKVMKIATQRGLTHPILMRFTLKMLANLTDPMGGDAMDRIINGLSKVAPKA from the coding sequence GTGACCGAGCCCCTCTCCGAACACACCGCGGACGTAATTGTCGTCGGCGCAGGACCTGCCGGTTCGACGACGGCGTACTACCTGGCGAAGGCCGGTCTCGACGTACTCCTCCTTGAGAAGACCGCGTTCCCACGGGAAAAGGTCTGCGGTGACGGGCTCACGCCCCGCGCCACCAAGCAGCTGGTGTCCATGGGAATCGACATCTCCGAAGAGGCGGGCTGGCTGCGGAACAAGGGCCTGCGCATCATCGGGGGCGGCGTGCGGCTCCAGCTGGACTGGCCGGAACTCGCCTCTTACCCGGACTACGGCCTCGTACGGAAGCGTGACGACTTCGACGAGCAGCTCGCGCGGCAGGCACAGAAGGCGGGCGCACGCCTGTACGAGCGGTGCAACGTCGGCGAGCCCGTCATCGACGACCGCACCGGCCGCATCACCGGTGTGCACGCCAAGATGGGCGAGGAGAAGACCCCGGTCACCTTCCACGCCCCGCTCGTCGTCGCGGCCGACGGCAACTCCTCGCGGATCTCGCTCGCGATGGGCCTGCACCGCCGCGAGGACCGGCCGATGGGCGTCGCCGTCCGCACGTACTTCACCTCGCCCCGCCACGACGACGACTACCTGGAGTCCTGGCTGGAACTGTGGGACCGCCGCGGGCCCGGCGAGGACCGCCTCCTGCCCGGCTACGGCTGGGTCTTCGGCATGGGCGACGGCACGTCCAACGTCGGCCTCGGCATCCTCAACTCCTCCAAGTCGTTCCGCGAGCTGGACTGGCGCGAGGTCCTCAAGGCCTGGTGCGCCTCGATGCCGGAGGACTGGGGGTACACCCCGGAGAACATGACGACGCCGATCCGTGGCGCCGCCCTGCCGATGGCCTTCAACCGCCAGCCGCACTACACGAAGGGCCTGCTGCTCGTCGGTGACGCCGGCGGCCTGGTGAACCCCTTCAACGGCGAGGGCATCGCGTACGCCATGGAGTCCGGCCAGATCGCGGCGGACGTCATCGCGCAGGCACACGCGCGTGCCACCCCCGCACAGCGCGAACTGGCGCTGCAGAACTACCCGAAGACGCTCAAGGAGGTCTACGGCGGCTACTACACGCTGGGCCGCGCCTTCGTGAAGCTCATCGGCAACCCGAAGGTCATGAAGATCGCGACCCAGCGCGGTCTGACCCACCCGATCCTGATGCGGTTCACGCTGAAGATGCTGGCGAACCTGACGGACCCGATGGGCGGGGACGCGATGGACCGCATCATCAACGGGCTCAGCAAGGTGGCACCGAAGGCGTGA
- a CDS encoding putative quinol monooxygenase: protein MIFIAVKFTVRPEHSESWLERTAAFTAATRAEPGNIFFEWSRSVEDPNQFVLLEAFADGDAGAAHVNSDHFKAGLETMGGLIATVPQIVNTEIEGDGWSEMAELKPKGA, encoded by the coding sequence ATGATATTTATTGCCGTCAAGTTCACCGTCCGCCCCGAGCACAGCGAGAGCTGGCTCGAGCGGACCGCCGCATTCACCGCCGCCACGCGCGCGGAGCCGGGCAACATCTTCTTCGAGTGGTCCCGCTCGGTGGAGGACCCGAACCAGTTCGTGCTCCTGGAGGCCTTCGCCGACGGGGACGCGGGCGCCGCGCACGTCAACTCCGACCACTTCAAGGCCGGTCTGGAGACGATGGGCGGGCTCATCGCGACCGTGCCGCAGATCGTGAACACCGAGATCGAGGGCGACGGTTGGTCCGAGATGGCGGAACTGAAGCCGAAGGGCGCGTGA
- a CDS encoding C40 family peptidase encodes MSHTAHIPSHRKPRRSASKIALRAGVAGGVLSTLAVAAAAGTANAAEPVSETIEMPTLSTDLSAQIAQSADATQQAADTYESRAEQDAAASKAAKQAKEDLAKAEKKAEAERKAEAAAKKKAEEERASRSAERTNLSTQSGGGSTSASDSVAPASGSVGSVISFLKAQLGDAYVMGASGPNAWDCSSLVQAAFKQAGVDLPRVSQDQSTMGTEVGTSNLQVGDILYWGGKGSAYHVGVYIGNGQYLDAANPGKGVVIQDLSGYPASGAVRVL; translated from the coding sequence ATGTCCCACACCGCTCACATACCCAGCCACCGGAAGCCTCGTCGCAGCGCCTCGAAGATTGCCCTGCGTGCCGGAGTTGCCGGTGGCGTCCTCAGCACCCTGGCAGTGGCCGCGGCGGCCGGTACGGCCAACGCTGCCGAGCCGGTGTCCGAGACCATCGAGATGCCCACCCTCTCCACCGATCTGTCCGCTCAGATCGCGCAGTCGGCGGACGCCACGCAGCAGGCAGCCGACACCTACGAGTCGCGCGCCGAGCAGGACGCCGCAGCCTCCAAGGCCGCCAAGCAGGCCAAGGAAGACCTCGCGAAGGCGGAGAAGAAGGCCGAGGCCGAGCGCAAGGCCGAGGCCGCCGCGAAGAAGAAGGCCGAGGAGGAGCGCGCCTCGCGTTCCGCCGAGCGCACGAACCTCTCCACGCAGTCCGGTGGCGGTTCCACGAGCGCCTCCGACTCCGTCGCCCCGGCCAGCGGCAGCGTCGGCAGCGTCATCAGCTTCCTCAAGGCCCAGCTGGGCGACGCCTACGTGATGGGTGCCTCGGGCCCGAACGCCTGGGACTGCTCCAGCCTCGTGCAGGCCGCGTTCAAGCAGGCGGGTGTGGACCTTCCCCGCGTCTCGCAGGACCAGTCGACGATGGGCACCGAGGTCGGCACCTCGAACCTCCAGGTCGGCGACATCCTGTACTGGGGCGGCAAGGGCTCCGCGTACCACGTCGGTGTGTACATCGGTAACGGCCAGTACCTGGACGCCGCCAACCCCGGCAAGGGCGTTGTCATCCAGGACCTGTCGGGTTACCCGGCCTCGGGCGCCGTGCGCGTCCTCTGA
- a CDS encoding NADH-quinone oxidoreductase subunit A, whose translation MNAYAPILVLGALGAGFAIFSVVMATLIGPKRYNRAKLEAYECGIEPTPTPAGGGRFPIKYYLTAMLFIVFDIEIVFLYPWAVTFDALGIFGLVEMLLFVLTVFVAYAYVWRRGGLEWD comes from the coding sequence GTGAACGCCTATGCGCCCATCCTCGTGCTGGGAGCCCTCGGGGCAGGCTTTGCGATCTTCTCCGTGGTCATGGCCACGCTTATCGGTCCAAAGCGGTACAACCGCGCAAAGCTAGAGGCCTATGAGTGCGGCATCGAGCCGACGCCGACGCCGGCAGGCGGCGGGCGATTCCCCATCAAGTACTACCTGACGGCGATGCTCTTCATCGTCTTCGACATCGAGATCGTCTTCCTCTATCCCTGGGCCGTCACCTTCGACGCGCTGGGGATCTTCGGGCTCGTGGAGATGCTGCTCTTCGTGCTCACCGTCTTCGTTGCGTACGCGTACGTATGGCGGCGCGGCGGCCTGGAATGGGACTAA
- a CDS encoding NuoB/complex I 20 kDa subunit family protein produces MGIEEKLPSGFLLTTVEQAAGWMRKSSVFPATFGLACCAIEMMTTGAGRYDMARFGMEVFRGSPRQADLMIVAGRVSQKMAPVLRQVYDQMPNPKWVISMGVCASSGGMFNNYAIVQGVDHVVPVDIYLPGCPPRPEMLLDAILKLHEKIQNTKLGVNAEEAAREAEEAALKALPTIEMKGLLR; encoded by the coding sequence ATGGGAATCGAAGAGAAGCTGCCGAGCGGGTTTCTGCTGACCACCGTCGAGCAGGCCGCGGGCTGGATGCGGAAGTCCTCCGTCTTCCCCGCCACGTTCGGCCTCGCCTGCTGCGCCATCGAGATGATGACGACCGGTGCCGGGCGCTATGACATGGCGCGCTTCGGCATGGAGGTGTTCCGCGGCTCACCGCGCCAGGCCGACCTGATGATCGTGGCGGGCCGGGTGAGCCAGAAGATGGCGCCGGTGCTCCGCCAGGTCTATGACCAGATGCCCAACCCCAAGTGGGTCATCTCCATGGGTGTTTGCGCGTCATCGGGTGGAATGTTCAACAATTACGCCATTGTGCAGGGAGTCGACCATGTCGTCCCGGTCGACATCTATTTGCCCGGCTGCCCGCCGCGCCCCGAGATGCTGTTGGACGCGATCCTCAAGCTCCACGAGAAGATCCAGAACACCAAGCTCGGCGTGAACGCGGAAGAAGCTGCCCGTGAGGCGGAGGAGGCGGCCCTCAAGGCGCTCCCCACCATCGAGATGAAGGGGCTGCTGCGGTGA
- a CDS encoding NADH-quinone oxidoreductase subunit C, translating into MSDAHDEHLNGNGVPAPRDEAGEVIGVRKGMFGANNGGDTSGYGGLVRTITLPGASSRPYGGWFDETADELEGALEEQGLVPENAIEKTVVDRGELTFHIEREHLVRVARTLRDDPALRFELCTGVSGVHLPGDKGRELHAVYHLRSITHNRLIRLEVGVPEADPHVPSLVAVYPTNDWHEREAYDFFGLIFDGHPALTRIMMPDDWQGFPQRKDYPLGGIPVEYKGAQIPAPDQRRSYS; encoded by the coding sequence GTGAGCGACGCCCACGACGAGCACCTGAACGGCAACGGCGTCCCCGCGCCACGCGACGAGGCCGGCGAGGTCATCGGCGTACGCAAGGGCATGTTCGGCGCCAACAATGGCGGCGACACGTCCGGCTACGGCGGGCTCGTACGGACCATCACCCTGCCCGGCGCCTCCTCGCGCCCCTACGGCGGCTGGTTCGACGAGACCGCCGACGAACTCGAGGGCGCCCTCGAGGAGCAGGGCCTCGTCCCGGAGAACGCGATCGAGAAGACGGTCGTCGACCGCGGCGAGCTCACCTTCCACATCGAACGCGAGCACCTCGTCCGCGTGGCAAGGACCCTGCGCGACGACCCGGCCCTGCGCTTCGAGCTCTGCACGGGCGTGAGCGGCGTGCACCTCCCCGGCGACAAGGGCCGCGAGCTGCACGCCGTCTACCACCTGCGCTCGATCACCCACAACCGGCTGATCCGGCTCGAAGTCGGCGTCCCCGAAGCCGATCCGCACGTGCCCTCACTGGTCGCGGTCTACCCGACCAACGACTGGCACGAGCGCGAGGCGTACGACTTCTTCGGCCTGATCTTCGACGGCCACCCGGCGCTCACGCGGATCATGATGCCGGACGACTGGCAGGGCTTCCCGCAGCGCAAGGACTACCCCCTCGGCGGCATCCCCGTCGAATACAAGGGCGCCCAGATCCCGGCTCCGGACCAGCGGAGGTCGTACAGCTGA
- a CDS encoding NADH-quinone oxidoreductase subunit D — MSATQGTSHASPRETTEGTVYTVTGGDWDEVVQSAAKADDERIIVNMGPQHPSTHGVLRLILEIEGETVSEARCGIGYLHTGIEKNLEYRTWTQGTTFVTRMDYLTPFFNETAYCLGVEKLLGIEDRIPDRASVIRVLLMELNRLSSHLVCIATGGMELGATTIMIYGFRDRELVLDVFELITGLRMNHAYIRPGGLAQDLPPGTVDQLREFVKTMKKNIPEYDKLATGNPIFKARMQDVGYLDLAGCMALGATGPVLRSAGLPHDLRKSQPYCGYENYEFDVPTADTCDSYGRFLIRLEEMRQSLRIIEQCIDRLAPGPVMVEDKKIAWPAQLALGPDGLGNSLDHIKKIMGTSMESLIHHFKLVTEGFRVPPGQTYTAVESPKGELGVHVVSDGGTRPYRVHFRDPSFTNLQAMAAMCEGGQVADVIVAVASIDPVMGGVDR; from the coding sequence ATGTCTGCCACTCAGGGAACTTCCCACGCTTCCCCCCGCGAGACGACCGAGGGGACCGTATATACGGTCACCGGCGGCGACTGGGACGAGGTCGTCCAGTCGGCGGCCAAGGCCGACGACGAGCGCATCATCGTCAACATGGGCCCCCAGCACCCGTCCACGCACGGTGTGCTCCGGCTCATCCTGGAGATCGAGGGCGAGACCGTCTCCGAGGCCCGCTGCGGCATCGGCTACCTGCACACCGGCATCGAGAAGAACCTCGAGTACCGCACGTGGACGCAGGGCACGACGTTCGTCACGCGCATGGACTACCTGACGCCGTTCTTCAACGAGACGGCGTACTGCCTCGGGGTCGAGAAGCTCCTCGGCATCGAGGACCGGATCCCGGACCGCGCGTCGGTCATCCGCGTGCTCCTCATGGAGCTCAACCGCCTCTCCTCGCACCTGGTGTGCATCGCCACCGGCGGCATGGAGCTCGGCGCCACGACGATCATGATCTACGGCTTCCGGGATCGTGAACTCGTTCTCGATGTCTTCGAGCTCATCACCGGCCTGCGCATGAACCACGCGTACATCCGGCCCGGCGGACTCGCCCAGGACCTGCCCCCCGGCACGGTCGACCAGCTCCGCGAGTTCGTGAAGACAATGAAGAAGAACATCCCGGAGTACGACAAGCTCGCCACCGGGAACCCCATCTTCAAGGCCCGCATGCAGGACGTCGGCTACCTCGACCTCGCCGGCTGCATGGCCCTCGGCGCCACGGGCCCGGTCCTGCGCTCGGCGGGACTCCCGCACGACCTGCGCAAGTCCCAGCCCTACTGCGGCTACGAGAACTACGAGTTCGACGTCCCGACCGCCGACACCTGCGACTCCTACGGGCGCTTCCTGATCCGCCTGGAGGAGATGCGGCAGTCGCTGCGCATCATCGAGCAGTGCATCGACCGGCTCGCCCCCGGACCGGTCATGGTCGAGGACAAGAAGATCGCCTGGCCCGCCCAACTGGCCCTCGGCCCCGACGGACTCGGCAACTCGCTCGACCACATCAAGAAGATCATGGGCACCTCCATGGAGTCCCTCATCCACCACTTCAAGCTGGTGACCGAGGGCTTCCGGGTCCCGCCGGGCCAGACGTACACGGCGGTCGAGTCGCCCAAGGGCGAACTCGGCGTGCACGTCGTCTCCGACGGCGGCACCCGCCCCTACCGGGTCCACTTCCGCGACCCGTCCTTCACCAACCTGCAGGCCATGGCGGCCATGTGCGAAGGCGGCCAGGTCGCCGACGTCATCGTCGCCGTCGCGTCCATCGACCCCGTGATGGGAGGCGTCGACCGGTGA
- the nuoE gene encoding NADH-quinone oxidoreductase subunit NuoE: protein MTTTPSEQGTGVSLGMPQLPAPDYPADVRARLEVDAKDVIARYPDSRSALLPLLHLVQSEEGHVTRTGMRFCAEMLGLTTAEVTAVATFYTMYRRKPSGDYQVGVCTNTLCAVMGGDAIFEELKQHLGVGNDETTEDGKVTLEHIECNAACDFAPVVMVNWEFFDNQTPESAKQLVDDLRAGVPVEPTRGAPLCTYKETARILAGFPDQRPGAVEASGGAGHASLIGLRLAKGEEPQPRVVHPRTGGPQDEAPAEHLSSHDAPQETSASDPAHPAGPAAEEGE from the coding sequence GTGACCACCACTCCTTCGGAACAGGGCACGGGCGTCAGCCTGGGCATGCCCCAACTCCCCGCCCCCGACTACCCGGCCGACGTACGGGCCCGCCTCGAGGTGGACGCCAAGGACGTCATCGCGCGCTACCCGGACTCCCGGTCCGCCCTCCTCCCGCTGCTGCACCTGGTGCAGTCCGAGGAGGGCCACGTCACGCGCACGGGCATGCGGTTCTGCGCCGAGATGCTGGGCCTGACCACCGCCGAGGTCACGGCCGTGGCGACCTTCTACACCATGTACCGGCGCAAGCCGTCCGGCGACTATCAGGTCGGCGTCTGCACCAACACGCTGTGCGCCGTCATGGGCGGCGACGCGATCTTCGAGGAACTCAAGCAGCACCTCGGCGTCGGCAACGACGAGACGACCGAGGACGGCAAGGTCACTCTCGAGCACATCGAGTGCAACGCCGCCTGCGACTTCGCCCCCGTGGTGATGGTCAACTGGGAGTTCTTCGACAACCAGACCCCCGAGTCCGCGAAGCAGCTCGTCGACGACCTGCGCGCGGGCGTCCCGGTCGAGCCCACGCGCGGGGCGCCGCTCTGCACGTACAAGGAGACCGCCCGGATCCTGGCGGGCTTCCCCGACCAGCGGCCCGGCGCCGTCGAGGCGAGCGGCGGCGCGGGCCACGCGTCGCTCATCGGACTCCGCCTGGCCAAGGGCGAGGAGCCGCAGCCGCGCGTGGTCCACCCCCGCACGGGAGGCCCGCAGGACGAGGCCCCCGCCGAGCACCTCAGCTCGCACGACGCACCGCAGGAGACCTCGGCGTCCGACCCGGCGCACCCGGCAGGGCCCGCCGCCGAGGAGGGGGAGTGA